In Microbulbifer elongatus, the DNA window ATTTCGGCGAGCCGGTCGAACTGGCTGAACCAACTGGGAATCTCTGCACAAAGGTTGATCAGGAGCCCGTGGTGCTGGCCGGGATCTTCGCCGCTGTTGATCTCAATCGCGGCCTGCTGATCGAGGTTTTGTGGTGCGTGGGGGAGGAAGCTGTCTTCTCTGTAAGTCCACAGCAGGTCGTCCAATTGTGCGGCCTGCGTTTCGTTATCCACAGCAATCAGTACACGCAGACCGTTCCGGAATGCTTTCTCGGCCAGGCGGCAGGCAAAGTTCTGAATCTCATCCGGATTCTCGGAGGCCAAAACATAGAAGTCGATACGGGTCATCTTCAATGCACAATCGGTCGATGCGAAGACGCCGCTGCCCGGTAAACCCTTGTGAGACCTTCAAAAACAGGATGTTTTTGCAGAGCCCCCAGGGATGGGTTTACGGCGTGTCTCGCAAGGGTTTACCGGGCAGTGGCGGCGCCACCTGATCAGGAAAAAGCGCTGATCCTGGATAGGTGGCGGCCCTGCTACCGATAACGGTTCACAGGACACGCCGTGAACCCATCCCTGGGGGCTCTTCCGCGAGGTCCCTCTCGCGGAAGGTCCTGTGAACCGTTATCGGTATCAGGACCTTCGCCCGAAGTTAATTACTTCGATTTAAGTTGTGTTTACTTTTTATTCAGAATGTATTGCAGCAGCAGCGGAACCGGACGTCCGGTGGCGCCTTTGGCGGCGCCGGATTTCCAGGCGCTGCCGGCGATATCCAGGTGGGCCCAGTTGTAGTCTTCGGCGAAGCGGGCAAGGAAGCAGGCTGCGGTCACGGAGCCGGCTTCACGGCCGCCAATGTTCTGCATGTCGGCGAAATTGGAGTTCAGCATGGGCTGGTACTCGTCCCACAGCGGCATGCGCCAGGCGCGGTCACCGGCGGTTTCGCCGGCGGCGATCAGGTCTTCAGCCAGTTTGTCCTGGTTGGCGTAAAGGCCTGTGGCGTGGTGGCCGAGGGCAATAACACAGGCGCCGGTGAGGGTGGCCACGTCGATCACCACGCTGGGCTTGAATTTACCCGCCCAGGTCAGGGCGTCGCACAGCACCAGGCGGCCTTCCGCATCGGTGTTGAGAATCTCGATGGTCTTGCCGCTCATCGAGGTGACGACATCCCCCGGCTTGCTGGCACGGCCGCTAGGCATGTTTTCCGCCGCGGCGACAACACCCACCACGTTGACCGGGGCGTTCATTTCCACCAGTGCATTCATCACGCCGAATACACTGGCGGCACCGCACATGTCGAACTTCATCTCGTCCATCATGGCACCGGGCTTCAGGCTGATGCCGCCGGTGTCAAAGGTGATGCCCTTACCGACAAGCACAATCGGCTTCTGGCCGGTTTTGCCGCCCTTGTAGTTCATGGCGATCATCGCCGCCGGTTCGTCACTGCCCTTGGCCACGCTCATGAAAGCGCCCATGCCCAGGGATTCCATTTTCTTGTTATCCAGTACCGTGGTAGTGAGCTTTGTGTGTTTTTTCGCCAGCGCCTTGGCCTCACTCGCCAGGTAGCTCGGGGTGCAGATGTTGCCGGGCAGGTTGCCCAGTTCCCGCGCCACATTACTGCCGAGGGCCTGGCCGCCGCCGAACTCCACGCCTTTCTGCAGGGCTTTCAGCTGCTTTTTTTCCGGTGCGTGGGCGGTGAACTTGGCCAGTGGATTGGGTTTGGCGTCGCTGTGGCAGCGCGTGAATTTGTAGCTGGCGAGGCCAGCGGCGAGGGCGAGTTGCGCACCCTGCCAGGTGATGTCAGCGTCTTTTACGGCTACTTCCGTCAGGTACGAAGTGGCGTCTTTCAGGGATTTGATGGCGCGCGCGCTGTTGTTGGCCAGCTTGCGGAACTCTGGCTGGGAGATGGGGGCCTTGCTGCTGCGTACCAGCAGTATGCGATCACAGCCGCTCTCCAGGTTCGGGACCATCAGGGTGCTGCCGATGGTGCTGCCCAGGTCGCCGCGCTTGAGGAGTTTGGCCAGGGCGCCGTCGTTCGCCTTGTCCAGCGCGCTGCCACTGTCGGTGAGGCGGTTCTTGTTGTCGACGGCGATGATCGCGCAGGCAGTGCGCTGCTTCAGAATGTCGGTGACCTTGGCGGTAAACTGCATGTATTCGGTTCCTTGGTGGTTTTTTCGCGTGCCGCGGCGTCAGTGCAGACGAAATGTTTGGCCCCAAAATCGAGGGCTCAGTAGTGTCTTGCTGTCAGCAGGCCAGAGAAACAGTGGTGGGCCGAGACATTGCCGGGCTTTTTGGTGATAATGCGCCGCACAAGTTTAACCCGAGTCGCATCGCTTTGCTCGGGAACCTCTGATCAGGTGTTCTACTCTGACACCCGACGATGCCAATAAACCGGAATCGCATTTCCAATCGTCCAATCCAAACAGTGCAATCAGGGAAGCTGGTCGTTCAGTGATTATTTTCCGCTACCTCTGCCGCGAGTTACTCGGTGCCACCCTGGCGGTCAGTGCCGTGTTACTACTGATGGTCATGAGTGGCCGTTTTGTGAAGTATCTGGCGGAAGCTGCGGCGGGTGATCTTTCCGCGGGTATTCTGTTCTCTCTGATGGGTTTCCGCCTGCCGGGATTCCTTGAGCTGGTGATCCCACTGGGCTTTTTTGTGGGCATTCTGCTGGCCTACGGCCGCCTCTATATCGAAAGTGAAATGACGGTACTGCACGCCTGCGGGTTCAGTGAGCGCCAGTTGCTGCGCTATACCCTGGTGCCGGCACTGATGGTGGCGGCCTTTGTGGGGGCCATGAGTCTGTACCTGACGCCCACCGGGATCGAACGGACCTCCCACCTGCTGACGGCGGACAAAACCCGCAACGAGTTTGATCACCTGGTGCCGAAGAAATTTGTCGCCACCGGTGGCGGGCGCGCCGTTTACTACGCCGAGGGGCTGAGCGAAGACCGCTCCACCATGCATAAGGTGTTCCTGGCGGAGCTGGGTAATTCCCGTGGAGACACCGAGACGGACCACCAGATCGTCACCGTGGCCCGGGAAGGTGTGCAGCAGATAGACCCGGAAACCGGTCTCCGCTATCTGGTGCTGCGGGA includes these proteins:
- a CDS encoding leucyl aminopeptidase, whose protein sequence is MQFTAKVTDILKQRTACAIIAVDNKNRLTDSGSALDKANDGALAKLLKRGDLGSTIGSTLMVPNLESGCDRILLVRSSKAPISQPEFRKLANNSARAIKSLKDATSYLTEVAVKDADITWQGAQLALAAGLASYKFTRCHSDAKPNPLAKFTAHAPEKKQLKALQKGVEFGGGQALGSNVARELGNLPGNICTPSYLASEAKALAKKHTKLTTTVLDNKKMESLGMGAFMSVAKGSDEPAAMIAMNYKGGKTGQKPIVLVGKGITFDTGGISLKPGAMMDEMKFDMCGAASVFGVMNALVEMNAPVNVVGVVAAAENMPSGRASKPGDVVTSMSGKTIEILNTDAEGRLVLCDALTWAGKFKPSVVIDVATLTGACVIALGHHATGLYANQDKLAEDLIAAGETAGDRAWRMPLWDEYQPMLNSNFADMQNIGGREAGSVTAACFLARFAEDYNWAHLDIAGSAWKSGAAKGATGRPVPLLLQYILNKK
- a CDS encoding DNA polymerase III subunit chi, which encodes MTRIDFYVLASENPDEIQNFACRLAEKAFRNGLRVLIAVDNETQAAQLDDLLWTYREDSFLPHAPQNLDQQAAIEINSGEDPGQHHGLLINLCAEIPSWFSQFDRLAEIVCQQPDSLARSRTRYSHFRDRGYPLQSHKIAH
- the lptF gene encoding LPS export ABC transporter permease LptF encodes the protein MIIFRYLCRELLGATLAVSAVLLLMVMSGRFVKYLAEAAAGDLSAGILFSLMGFRLPGFLELVIPLGFFVGILLAYGRLYIESEMTVLHACGFSERQLLRYTLVPALMVAAFVGAMSLYLTPTGIERTSHLLTADKTRNEFDHLVPKKFVATGGGRAVYYAEGLSEDRSTMHKVFLAELGNSRGDTETDHQIVTVAREGVQQIDPETGLRYLVLRDGYRYEGVPGQSDYRQMAFSSYEVLLEVPRLRSKASEKLQSMSTAALWKSEDPRERVNLHWRFSLPVLVLVVAILAVPLSRTNPRQGRYAKMIPAVLLYIIYLVALQGVRGAIEDGKIEQAWAIWLVHPPFLILGLFLLGGRKLKKPRKRGGDGADKGGAHVPA